The proteins below are encoded in one region of Juglans microcarpa x Juglans regia isolate MS1-56 chromosome 4D, Jm3101_v1.0, whole genome shotgun sequence:
- the LOC121259041 gene encoding protein SOB FIVE-LIKE 5-like → MDISASQCSSGCESGWTRYLDQSSLSETQFHIVGGTDDYHRGKGAEMEEKEEDLSLLSDASSGPSHYLEDDEECIHDNGCYFYSSSASERDRKNKSKIKAKEHGRHRLHSSLDDTASSPALSFSKVDSTLYGNEDSKENLLNFSQGFSATHFEVKSTVQKHFTFLKPFAKKPDSEEPGGFHRNWK, encoded by the exons ATGGATATCTCAGCTTCACAGTGCAGTAGTGGGTGTGAATCAGGTTGGACTCGGTACTTAGACCAATCCTCACTTTCAGAAACTCAATTCCACATAGTTGGTGGTACGGATGACTATCATAGAGGAAAGGGAGCAGAAATggaggagaaagaagaagatttgTCCTTGCTCTCTGATGCTTCTTCTGGGCCTTCACATTACCTTGAAGATGATGAAGAGTGCATTCATGATAATGGATGTTATTTCTATTCTTCTTCAGCTTCTGAGCGGGACcgcaaaaacaaaagcaaaatcaAGGCCAAAGAACATGGCAGACACCGGCTGCATTCAAGTCTTGATGACACTGCTAGCTCCCCAGCATTGAGCTTTTCCAAG GTGGATTCAACTCTCTATGGGAATGAAGATTCAAAGGAGAATTTATTGAATTTCTCTCAGGGTTTCTCTGCAACGCATTTTGAG GTAAAATCTACAGTGCAGAAGCATTTTACTTTCTTGAAGCCTTTTGCCAAAAAACCAGATTCAGAAGAACCAG GTGGTTTTCACAGAAACTGGAAATGA
- the LOC121259843 gene encoding myb-like protein X isoform X1: MEEVEKETRKYPSLPSNYVTLAQLQERWLKEQERIQKEEEQKEEEERQRKLQLQKLEEEEQQQKRKLERLKGGRGIDYKPIHWNWKAKEKIEPREEEQLEVTHHTAQATRVVGVKESAPTRRKGGSKGAKGVIRRIENADRAAEIERRLGDFSTNGDKGNAHLIIISKSKGTTNEFRPRRENADRTAVNEREVGDFSTNDVKDNPPARRSGDSKGARSRLLWTRENAHRTAENEREAGNFFLTNGVKEDAPLRRSGKLTGTTNELGPRRENPNRTAENEREVGGFSTNDVKENPPAIRKGKSKNKRRMRENADRTVKNEREAGGLNSETTMLEAGDSLTVIVKRDNNASGSRNGESKGDWSRSRRTRENADPTAENEREAGDLSTNGEKGECTTEFRPMAENADRTCVIEEKQGDSSKNGEKEGCSSEFRPYRENADPTAEIERDLGHFSMNGKNEKGNVRATRTNTGKYHGNRKYKGYSVARQRGNGEYRAHGKVGGQREELKASGAGMVWVRKGELSDGPSPGNWNG; the protein is encoded by the coding sequence ATGGAGGAGGTGGAGAAGGAGACGAGGAAGTATCCGTCTCTGCCTTCCAACTACGTAACGCTTGCTCAACTCCAGGAACGCTGGCTCAAAGAGCAAGAACGGATACAGAAAGAGGAGGAgcaaaaagaggaagaagaacgACAACGAAAGCTTCAGCTGCAAAAGCTAGAGGAAGAAGAACAGCAGCAGAAGCGAAAGCTTGAGCGTCTTAAGGGAGGGCGCGGCATCGATTACAAGCCGATACATTGGAATTGGAAGGCAAAGGAGAAGATTGAACCTAGGGAAGAGGAACAGCTGGAGGTGACGCACCATACGGCACAAGCAACGCGCGTGGTTGGTGTGAAGGAGAGTGCTCCGACTAGAAGAAAAGGTGGATCGAAAGGAGCGAAGGGCGTAATCAGGCGGATAGAGAACGCCGATCGAGCGGCTGAGATTGAACGGAGACTTGGGGATTTCTCAACGAATGGCGATAAGGGGAATGCCCATTTAATAATAATCAGTAAATCGAAGGGAACGACGAACGAATTCAGGCCGAGGAGAGAGAACGCCGATCGGACGGCTGTGAATGAACGGGAAGTTGGGGATTTCTCAACGAATGACGTGAAGGACAATCCTCCGGCTAGAAGGAGCGGTGACTCGAAGGGAGCGAGGAGTAGATTGCTGTGGACGAGAGAGAACGCCCATCGGACGGCGGAGAATGAACGGGAAGCTGGGAATTTCTTCTTAACGAATGGCGTGAAGGAGGACGCTCCTTTGAGAAGAAGCGGTAAACTGACGGGAACGACGAACGAACTCGGGCCGAGGAGAGAGAACCCCAATCGGACTGCCGAGAATGAGCGGGAAGTTGGGGGCTTCTCAACTAATGACGTGAAGGAGAATCCTCCGGCGATTCGGAAGGGCAAATCGAAGAATAAAAGGCGGATGAGAGAGAACGCCGATCGGACGGTGAAAAATGAACGGGAAGCTGGGGGTTTGAACAGCGAGACAACAATGCTTGAAGCTGGGGACTCCTTAACGGTGATCGTTAAGCGAGACAACAATGCCTCGGGATCAAGAAACGGTGAATCGAAGGGAGATTGGAGCAGATCTAGGCGAACGAGAGAGAATGCCGATCCGACGGCTGAGAATGAACGAGAAGCTGGGGATTTATCAACTAATGGCGAGAAGGGAGAATGCACCACCGAATTCAGGCCGATGGCAGAGAACGCCGATCGGACTTGTGTGATTGAAGAGAAACAGGGGGATTCCTCAAAGAATGGCGAGAAGGAAGGTTGCTCCAGCGAATTCAGGCCGTATAGAGAGAACGCTGATCCAACGGCGGAGATTGAACGGGACCTTGGGCATTTCTCAATGAATGGTAAGAATGAAAAAGGAAACGTTAGAGCGACGAGGACGAACACTGGTAAGTATCACGGTAACAGGAAGTACAAGGGATACTCTGTTGCTAGGCAGCGCGGTAACGGGGAGTACAGGGCACATGGAAAGGTTGGTGGTCAACGGGAAGAATTGAAGGCAAGTGGTGCTGGAATGGTCTGGGTTAGGAAAGGAGAGCTTTCTGATGGTCCAAGCCCGGGTAATTGGAATGGTTGA
- the LOC121259843 gene encoding myb-like protein X isoform X2, with protein sequence MEEVEKETRKYPSLPSNYVTLAQLQERWLKEQERIQKEEEQKEEEERQRKLQLQKLEEEEQQQKRKLERLKGGRGIDYKPIHWNWKAKEKIEPREEEQLEVTHHTAQATRVVGVKESAPTRRKGGSKGAKGVIRRIENADRAAEIERRLGDFSTNGDKGNAHLIIISKSKGTTNEFRPRRENADRTAVNEREVGDFSTNDVKDNPPARRSGDSKGARSRLLWTRENAHRTAENEREAGNFFLTNGVNSETTMLEAGDSLTVIVKRDNNASGSRNGESKGDWSRSRRTRENADPTAENEREAGDLSTNGEKGECTTEFRPMAENADRTCVIEEKQGDSSKNGEKEGCSSEFRPYRENADPTAEIERDLGHFSMNGKNEKGNVRATRTNTGKYHGNRKYKGYSVARQRGNGEYRAHGKVGGQREELKASGAGMVWVRKGELSDGPSPGNWNG encoded by the exons ATGGAGGAGGTGGAGAAGGAGACGAGGAAGTATCCGTCTCTGCCTTCCAACTACGTAACGCTTGCTCAACTCCAGGAACGCTGGCTCAAAGAGCAAGAACGGATACAGAAAGAGGAGGAgcaaaaagaggaagaagaacgACAACGAAAGCTTCAGCTGCAAAAGCTAGAGGAAGAAGAACAGCAGCAGAAGCGAAAGCTTGAGCGTCTTAAGGGAGGGCGCGGCATCGATTACAAGCCGATACATTGGAATTGGAAGGCAAAGGAGAAGATTGAACCTAGGGAAGAGGAACAGCTGGAGGTGACGCACCATACGGCACAAGCAACGCGCGTGGTTGGTGTGAAGGAGAGTGCTCCGACTAGAAGAAAAGGTGGATCGAAAGGAGCGAAGGGCGTAATCAGGCGGATAGAGAACGCCGATCGAGCGGCTGAGATTGAACGGAGACTTGGGGATTTCTCAACGAATGGCGATAAGGGGAATGCCCATTTAATAATAATCAGTAAATCGAAGGGAACGACGAACGAATTCAGGCCGAGGAGAGAGAACGCCGATCGGACGGCTGTGAATGAACGGGAAGTTGGGGATTTCTCAACGAATGACGTGAAGGACAATCCTCCGGCTAGAAGGAGCGGTGACTCGAAGGGAGCGAGGAGTAGATTGCTGTGGACGAGAGAGAACGCCCATCGGACGGCGGAGAATGAACGGGAAGCTGGGAATTTCTTCTTAACGAATGGCG TGAACAGCGAGACAACAATGCTTGAAGCTGGGGACTCCTTAACGGTGATCGTTAAGCGAGACAACAATGCCTCGGGATCAAGAAACGGTGAATCGAAGGGAGATTGGAGCAGATCTAGGCGAACGAGAGAGAATGCCGATCCGACGGCTGAGAATGAACGAGAAGCTGGGGATTTATCAACTAATGGCGAGAAGGGAGAATGCACCACCGAATTCAGGCCGATGGCAGAGAACGCCGATCGGACTTGTGTGATTGAAGAGAAACAGGGGGATTCCTCAAAGAATGGCGAGAAGGAAGGTTGCTCCAGCGAATTCAGGCCGTATAGAGAGAACGCTGATCCAACGGCGGAGATTGAACGGGACCTTGGGCATTTCTCAATGAATGGTAAGAATGAAAAAGGAAACGTTAGAGCGACGAGGACGAACACTGGTAAGTATCACGGTAACAGGAAGTACAAGGGATACTCTGTTGCTAGGCAGCGCGGTAACGGGGAGTACAGGGCACATGGAAAGGTTGGTGGTCAACGGGAAGAATTGAAGGCAAGTGGTGCTGGAATGGTCTGGGTTAGGAAAGGAGAGCTTTCTGATGGTCCAAGCCCGGGTAATTGGAATGGTTGA
- the LOC121260840 gene encoding NADH dehydrogenase [ubiquinone] iron-sulfur protein 4, mitochondrial-like, with product MTSSLQQSLNIARVYRSASIPATRSLSSEALVELKPSEVGMVSGIPEEHLRRRVIIYSPARTATQQGSGKVGRWKINFLSTQKWENPLMGWTSTGDPYANVGEAGLSFDSEEAAKAFAEKHGWEYVVKKRHTPLLKAKSYAENFKWKGPPKTQAD from the exons ATGACGAGCTCTCTGCAACAGAGCCTCAATATCGCTCGTGTTTATCGATCGGCTTCCATACCAGCGACGAGATCGTTATCTTCGGAGGCATTGGTGGAGCTCAAGCCCAGTGAGGTCGGCATGGTTTCTGGAATCCCAGAAGAACACCTTCGAAGACGG GTCATAATTTACTCACCTGCTCGAACTGCAACTCAACAAGGCTCTGGGAAAGTTGGGAGatggaaaattaattttttgtctaCTCAAAA GTGGGAAAATCCATTGATGGGTTGGACATCCACAGGGGATCCATATGCCAATGTTGGCGAGGCAGGACTCAGTTTTGATAGTGAAGAAGCTGCTAAAGCATTTGCTGAGAAACATGGTTGGGAATACGTG GTCAAGAAGCGTCATACGCCTCTTTTAAAG GCGAAGTCATACGCTGAAAACTTCAAATGGAAGGGCCCCCCGAAGACTCAGGCtgattaa